From one Liolophura sinensis isolate JHLJ2023 chromosome 10, CUHK_Ljap_v2, whole genome shotgun sequence genomic stretch:
- the LOC135476085 gene encoding uncharacterized protein LOC135476085 has product MPSTGDSSEEDEGPDDPESHRGLSHDGEPSASIPSSCGETPLTTVKSPGSSDIAGATQQTNSDDLIHQECAADITQLIRSLSPLPKLAAPRSRKRKSEEATLLTASPYKDQLVEKQNMKALKDKKGKSTGSRRKGKATTIKKPRGTKHQGTQCEDSDEDGDDQWPCLICSEPFSRSRSKEVWVQCMCCEQWAHEECTAGDVCFVCPNCDSGDSES; this is encoded by the exons ATGCCTTCCACTGGCGATTCATCCGAAGAGGACGAAGGGCCAGATGATCCAGAAAGCCATCGTGGCTTATCACACGATGGGGAACCTTCTGCCAGTATCCCATCATCTTGTGGAGAAACGCCGTTAACTACCGTGAAATCTCCAGGATCTTCCGATATCGCAGGTGCTACTCAACAGACAAATTCAGACGATTTGATTCACCAGGAATGTGCTGCAG ATATAACTCAACTGATTCGCAGTTTGTCACCTCTGCCTAAATTGGCAGCTCCCCGTAGCAGAAAGCGGAAATCAGAGGAGGCAACACTGCTGACAGCGTCCCCTTATAAAGATCAGCTGGTTGAGAAACAGAACATGAAAGCTTTGAAGGACAAGAAAGGGAAGTCGACTGGAAGCCGCAGAAAGGGCAaggcaacaacaatcaaaaagcCCAGAGGTACCAAACATCAGGGAACTCAGTGCGAAGACAGTGACGAGGATGGAGACGACCAGTGGCCTTGCCTTATTTgtagtgaaccattttcgcgtTCGCGATCTAAAGAAGTGTGGGTGCAGTGCATGTGCTGTGAACAATGGGCACACGAGGAATGCACTGCTGGCGACGTGTGTTTTGTTTGCCCGAACTGTGACTCAGGTGATTCTGAGAGctaa